From Pogoniulus pusillus isolate bPogPus1 chromosome 17, bPogPus1.pri, whole genome shotgun sequence, the proteins below share one genomic window:
- the RCCD1 gene encoding RCC1 domain-containing protein 1 isoform X2, protein MAAPCRRGWFVFGFSTEEAAGESGLGPDPRRLEPGPGGIRRVWPAWSYVVVETGAGLEVRSAGLRRPLPGWTEALPSETHLVLRGPAAVRVWPRAAALRGATEPPAWSRDLPPETQAPESTASLLPLLPGGFAAPRPPFFTPLPGTVRAQQLVLGHEHVLVLGETGEVYAWGGGRHGQLGHGTLESEPQPRVVEALGGVPMTAVAAGGWHSACISEAGDLYVWGWNESGQLALPCKALAEERAQTKDTGPGAAEVASCREQPAAEDAAFISIQAFPALLDLPQQLEVSRVSCGSRHTAVVTSVGDLYTWGWGKYGQLGHGDNASSDQPRPVKYLAAEGLRAEEVVCGPWTTYVCVLEA, encoded by the exons ATGGCGGCCCCGTGCCGCCGCGGCTGGTTTGTCTTCGGCTTCAGCACCGAGGAGGCGGCAGGGGAGTCGGGCCTGGGCCCGGACCCGCGGCGGCTGGAGCCTGGCCCCGGGGGTATTCGCCGCGTGTGGCCCGCCTGGAGCTACGTGGTCGTGGAGACCG GTGCGGGGCTGGAGGTGCGGAGCGCGGGGCTGCGGCGGCCGCTGCCGGGCTGGACCGAGGCGCTGCCCTCCGAGACCCACCTGGTACTGCGAGGGCCGGCGGCGGTCCGGGTATGGCCGCGGGCGGCGGCTCTGCGAGGGGCGACAGAGCCACCGGCCTGGAGCCGGGACCTGCCGCCGGAGACTCAGGCACCGGAGTCCACCGCCTCgttgctgccgctgctgcccgGAGGCTTCGCCGCGCCGCGGCCGCCGTTCTTCACCCCGCTGCCCGGGACGGTGCGGGCCCAGCAGCTTGTCCTGGGCCACGAACACGTCCTGGTGCTGGGCGAAACCGGTGAGGTCTACGCCTGGGGAGGCGGCAG GCATGGGCAGCTTGGCCATGGCACCTTGGAGTCGGAGCCACAGCCAcgagtggtggaggcactgggtGGTGTGCCCATGACGGCAGTGGCAGCTGGCGGGTGGCATTCGGCCTGCATTAGCG AGGCAGGAGATCTCTACGTGTGGGGCTGGAACGAGTCTGGCCAGCTGGCTCTGCCCTGTAAAGCACTGGCAGAAGAGCGGGCACAGACCAAGGACACAGGTCCAG gagctgctgaggtggcaTCATGCCGGGAGCAGCCGGCAGCCGAGGACGCTGCGTTCATCTCCATCCAGGCCTTCCCTGCGCTGCTAGatctgccacagcagctggaggtCAGCAGGGTCAGCTGCGGGTCCCGGCACACTGCCGTTGTCACAA GCGTTGGTGATCTCTACACCTGGGGCTGGG GAAAATACGGGCAGCTGGGCCATGGAGACAATGCCAGCTCTGACCAGCCACGCCCTGTTAAGTACCTGGCAGCGGAGGGGCTGCgggcagaggaggtggtgtGCGGGCCCTGGACCACCTACGTCTGCGTGCTGGAGGCATGA
- the RCCD1 gene encoding RCC1 domain-containing protein 1 isoform X1 — protein MAAPCRRGWFVFGFSTEEAAGESGLGPDPRRLEPGPGGIRRVWPAWSYVVVETGAGLEVRSAGLRRPLPGWTEALPSETHLVLRGPAAVRVWPRAAALRGATEPPAWSRDLPPETQAPESTASLLPLLPGGFAAPRPPFFTPLPGTVRAQQLVLGHEHVLVLGETGEVYAWGGGRHGQLGHGTLESEPQPRVVEALGGVPMTAVAAGGWHSACISEAGDLYVWGWNESGQLALPCKALAEERAQTKDTGPGAAEVASCREQPAAEDAAFISIQAFPALLDLPQQLEALVISTPGAGENTGSWAMETMPALTSHALLSTWQRRGCGQRRWCAGPGPPTSACWRHEEDTGCTPAAGTPASLCSQGWGRPPP, from the exons ATGGCGGCCCCGTGCCGCCGCGGCTGGTTTGTCTTCGGCTTCAGCACCGAGGAGGCGGCAGGGGAGTCGGGCCTGGGCCCGGACCCGCGGCGGCTGGAGCCTGGCCCCGGGGGTATTCGCCGCGTGTGGCCCGCCTGGAGCTACGTGGTCGTGGAGACCG GTGCGGGGCTGGAGGTGCGGAGCGCGGGGCTGCGGCGGCCGCTGCCGGGCTGGACCGAGGCGCTGCCCTCCGAGACCCACCTGGTACTGCGAGGGCCGGCGGCGGTCCGGGTATGGCCGCGGGCGGCGGCTCTGCGAGGGGCGACAGAGCCACCGGCCTGGAGCCGGGACCTGCCGCCGGAGACTCAGGCACCGGAGTCCACCGCCTCgttgctgccgctgctgcccgGAGGCTTCGCCGCGCCGCGGCCGCCGTTCTTCACCCCGCTGCCCGGGACGGTGCGGGCCCAGCAGCTTGTCCTGGGCCACGAACACGTCCTGGTGCTGGGCGAAACCGGTGAGGTCTACGCCTGGGGAGGCGGCAG GCATGGGCAGCTTGGCCATGGCACCTTGGAGTCGGAGCCACAGCCAcgagtggtggaggcactgggtGGTGTGCCCATGACGGCAGTGGCAGCTGGCGGGTGGCATTCGGCCTGCATTAGCG AGGCAGGAGATCTCTACGTGTGGGGCTGGAACGAGTCTGGCCAGCTGGCTCTGCCCTGTAAAGCACTGGCAGAAGAGCGGGCACAGACCAAGGACACAGGTCCAG gagctgctgaggtggcaTCATGCCGGGAGCAGCCGGCAGCCGAGGACGCTGCGTTCATCTCCATCCAGGCCTTCCCTGCGCTGCTAGatctgccacagcagctggag GCGTTGGTGATCTCTACACCTGGGGCTGGG GAAAATACGGGCAGCTGGGCCATGGAGACAATGCCAGCTCTGACCAGCCACGCCCTGTTAAGTACCTGGCAGCGGAGGGGCTGCgggcagaggaggtggtgtGCGGGCCCTGGACCACCTACGTCTGCGTGCTGGAGGCATGAGGAGGACACAGGCTGCACCCCTGCTGCTGGGACcccagcttctctctgctcccaaGGATGGGGCAGGCCGCCCCCATAG